One genomic region from Campylobacter sp. RM5004 encodes:
- the serS gene encoding serine--tRNA ligase, with protein MIDLRKIEENYEVFNQKLKAKKVDEGVLKNLLDTYNETKSIKIELENAQSFQNKFSKEMGLKAKSGEDISELKKSLEENKKKIAELSEKVSISETKLNEIAANIPNLIADCVPIGNDEDENVEIKRVLTPPTFNFTPKDHHDLGVALGWLDFERGVKVAKSRFVALRGEGARLERALYNYMIDFNRSRGFEFVNTPYIVNANTMFGTGQLPKFKEDLFKIEDEELYLIPTSEVSVTNLYNDEIIPLNELPIKMTCYSPCFRKEAGSAGRDTRGIIRQHQFGKVELVSISTQEDSDKVFEDMLSCASDLLTSLGLAHRHLMLCSGDLGFSAGKTVDLEVWLPAQGKYREISSVSNCYDFQARRAKIRYKDENGKNKLAHTLNGSSLAVGRTLVAIMENYQREDGSIAIPEVLQKYM; from the coding sequence ATGATAGATTTAAGAAAAATTGAAGAAAATTATGAAGTTTTTAATCAAAAATTAAAAGCAAAAAAAGTTGATGAAGGTGTTTTAAAAAACTTATTAGATACTTATAATGAAACAAAAAGTATAAAAATAGAATTAGAAAACGCACAAAGCTTTCAAAATAAATTCTCAAAAGAAATGGGACTTAAAGCAAAATCAGGCGAAGATATAAGCGAACTTAAAAAATCTTTAGAAGAAAATAAGAAAAAAATCGCAGAATTAAGCGAAAAAGTAAGCATAAGCGAAACAAAATTAAATGAAATCGCAGCAAATATTCCAAACTTAATAGCTGATTGTGTGCCTATTGGAAATGATGAAGATGAGAATGTGGAAATTAAAAGAGTTTTAACCCCTCCAACATTTAATTTCACTCCAAAAGATCATCACGATTTAGGTGTAGCACTTGGTTGGCTTGACTTTGAGCGTGGGGTTAAAGTTGCTAAAAGTCGTTTTGTAGCTTTGCGTGGCGAAGGTGCAAGACTTGAGAGAGCTTTGTATAATTATATGATAGATTTTAACCGCTCAAGAGGATTTGAGTTCGTAAATACTCCTTATATAGTAAATGCTAATACTATGTTTGGCACAGGACAATTGCCTAAATTTAAAGAAGATTTATTTAAGATTGAAGATGAAGAATTATATTTAATTCCTACAAGTGAAGTTAGCGTAACAAACTTATATAATGATGAAATAATACCTTTAAATGAATTACCTATAAAAATGACTTGCTATTCTCCTTGCTTTAGAAAAGAAGCAGGAAGTGCAGGGCGTGATACAAGAGGAATTATCCGCCAACATCAATTCGGAAAAGTTGAACTTGTAAGCATTAGTACTCAAGAAGATAGTGATAAGGTTTTTGAAGATATGCTTAGTTGCGCTAGTGATTTATTAACAAGTTTAGGTTTAGCTCATAGACATTTAATGCTTTGTAGTGGGGATTTAGGCTTTAGTGCAGGAAAAACCGTTGATTTAGAAGTATGGCTTCCAGCTCAAGGAAAATATAGAGAAATTAGCTCGGTTAGTAATTGCTATGATTTTCAAGCACGCAGAGCAAAAATAAGATATAAAGATGAAAATGGTAAAAACAAATTAGCTCATACGCTAAATGGCTCAAGCTTAGCAGTTGGAAGAACTTTAGTAGCTATTATGGAAAATTATCAAAGAGAAGACGGAAGCATAGCAATTCCTGAAGTTTTACAAAAATATATGTAA
- a CDS encoding NAD(P)-binding domain-containing protein: protein MLYDLVVIGAGPAGIASAVEANKNGLKNVLLIEKASENCQTFRTYYKDGKRVDKVYNKIDIPNEGTIPFEDGNKEGTLELFTSLCDGSFEVMFSNEVEKIKQVDGNLVVYSSKGEFKTKNAIIAIGRMGKPNKPSYKLPSKLNKVINFNANDAKDGEKILVVGGGNSAVEYAVDLSKKANVTLCYRRAEFSRINETNHKNVYEAKLTLKLATDISEVNEVDNKPEVTYTNGEKEVFDRIIYGIGGSTPVDFLTNSGVEIDDKGVPTFDANMQTNVSNIFVAGDIASKNGESIITALNHAKKIADFITKA, encoded by the coding sequence ATGCTATATGATTTAGTGGTTATTGGAGCAGGCCCTGCAGGTATTGCAAGCGCCGTAGAAGCAAATAAAAATGGTTTAAAAAATGTGTTATTAATAGAAAAAGCAAGTGAAAATTGCCAAACTTTTAGAACCTATTATAAAGACGGAAAAAGAGTTGATAAAGTTTATAATAAAATAGATATTCCAAATGAAGGAACAATACCATTTGAAGATGGTAATAAAGAAGGAACTTTAGAATTATTTACAAGTCTTTGCGATGGAAGTTTTGAAGTAATGTTTTCAAATGAAGTTGAAAAAATCAAGCAAGTTGATGGTAATTTAGTAGTATATTCAAGCAAAGGCGAATTTAAAACAAAAAATGCAATTATAGCAATAGGAAGAATGGGAAAACCAAATAAGCCTAGCTATAAACTTCCTTCTAAATTAAATAAAGTTATAAATTTTAACGCAAACGATGCTAAAGATGGTGAAAAAATCTTAGTTGTAGGCGGTGGAAATAGTGCTGTTGAATACGCTGTGGATTTAAGCAAAAAAGCAAATGTTACATTATGTTATAGAAGAGCTGAATTTAGCAGAATTAACGAAACAAATCATAAAAATGTATATGAAGCAAAACTTACTTTAAAACTAGCAACTGATATAAGCGAAGTAAATGAAGTAGATAATAAGCCAGAAGTTACTTATACAAATGGCGAAAAAGAAGTGTTTGATAGAATAATTTATGGAATCGGCGGTTCAACTCCTGTTGATTTTCTTACAAATAGTGGCGTAGAGATTGATGATAAAGGCGTTCCTACATTTGATGCTAATATGCAAACAAATGTATCAAATATTTTTGTAGCTGGAGATATTGCTAGCAAAAACGGAGAAAGCATTATCACAGCACTTAACCACGCTAAAAAAATTGCTGATTTTATTACTAAGGCTTAA
- the mnmH gene encoding tRNA 2-selenouridine(34) synthase MnmH, producing the protein MQIINAKDFFNLDKNILIDARSPSEYKKAHLKKAFNFYALNDNEHEIVGTKYANNKFHAKLLGASLICKNTSIHLKKIEKLANPHKDKIYIYCARGGQRSGAIGHILSEIGYEVYKCEGGFKSLRNEMIDFLNTYKNPNFVSLSGNTACGKTRLLKILDNKIDLEGLAHHLGSTFGSRGFSQPSQQQFDINLISKLKALKNEKVFIEAESKNIGQIVLFNNFYEQMNSGIKVFCEASLETRINNCVSDYKSISKEFFYFCLERLKQYLGNALVNDLSSFYEKNDLENVAKILLVNYYDKVYKKPKDYDFVLNLDDLEKAKQELLKLNNQKS; encoded by the coding sequence ATGCAAATAATTAATGCAAAAGATTTTTTTAATTTAGATAAAAATATTTTAATAGACGCAAGAAGTCCTAGCGAATACAAAAAAGCTCATTTAAAAAAGGCTTTTAACTTTTACGCACTAAATGATAATGAGCATGAAATAGTTGGGACAAAATACGCTAATAATAAATTTCATGCAAAATTATTAGGAGCTAGTTTAATATGTAAAAACACTAGCATTCATCTTAAAAAGATTGAAAAACTAGCAAATCCACATAAAGATAAAATCTATATATATTGTGCTAGAGGCGGTCAGCGAAGTGGTGCGATAGGTCATATTTTAAGCGAAATCGGATATGAAGTTTATAAGTGTGAAGGCGGTTTTAAGTCTTTAAGAAATGAGATGATAGATTTTTTAAACACTTATAAAAATCCTAATTTTGTAAGTTTATCAGGCAATACAGCTTGTGGAAAAACAAGGCTTTTAAAAATACTTGATAATAAAATTGATTTAGAAGGTTTAGCTCATCATTTAGGCTCAACCTTTGGTTCTCGTGGCTTTTCTCAGCCTAGCCAACAGCAATTTGACATTAATCTAATCTCAAAACTAAAAGCCTTAAAAAATGAAAAAGTCTTCATAGAAGCAGAGAGTAAAAACATAGGTCAAATAGTATTATTTAATAATTTTTACGAGCAAATGAATAGCGGGATTAAGGTATTTTGTGAAGCTAGTTTAGAAACTAGAATAAATAATTGCGTGAGTGATTATAAGAGCATTAGCAAGGAGTTTTTTTATTTTTGCCTTGAGAGATTAAAGCAGTATTTAGGAAATGCCTTAGTAAATGATTTAAGCTCGTTTTATGAGAAAAACGACTTAGAAAATGTAGCAAAAATCCTTTTAGTTAATTATTATGATAAAGTTTATAAAAAGCCTAAAGATTATGATTTTGTCTTAAATCTTGATGATTTAGAAAAAGCAAAACAAGAACTTTTAAAACTAAACAATCAAAAATCATAA
- a CDS encoding autotransporter outer membrane beta-barrel domain-containing protein — translation MKKRNKPVAGGGILKLSLAASALIFSQGLIAEELQTSNDNTQLEKTKETNSQNTDVSSLNSAGIQTTDEGSKTTDEGSKVDEGSKTTDEGSKTTDEGSKVDEGSKVDEGSKVDEGSKVDEGSKVDEGSKVDEGSKTTDEGSKVDEGSKVDEGSKVDEGSKTTDEGSKVDEGSKTTDEGSKTTDEGSKTTDEGSKTTDEGSKVDEGSKTTDEGSKVDEGSKVDEGSKTTDEGSKTTDEGSKVDESHIDKQDPTVETKDPDEPKKEEQVDESQKGEAGKGDGSNVDETPKTEDKKEEVKEPESGKEDANKEDTSKGEEDSKKDEATKPTEPDVSTPETKPEPSPEEVKKEQLIKQTEEIVKNLGNLGNMAKDAVSKLVTILVDSGVKDLATFDANKLDATTKAKVQDAANTVAAKVIDNEKTNIASNALGAFNVQINNMNKRLGEIRGLNGEIGTWFRAYGGRFSDNSKHINFYSTQFGADKMTNLSDADVITGAVLGFDKVNADTKAKGFNIGLYGSYIHNNGLFVDSVLKYANTSFKKTGVEFKKQNSVLLSVEGGYRAKINDKAYVEPSLEVITGHVGKYEAKSKANTISVKSFTPIMIKPQVYTGIEHKDFVFRAGVGAVVNAKKQEADIVINNIVNGIDAKAKTKLNSNNHGFVSVGGSYKVNDNLRINLGVEKSFGSKFKKDYEVNTTIRYTF, via the coding sequence ATGAAAAAGCGTAACAAACCTGTTGCTGGGGGGGGTATTTTAAAGTTATCTCTTGCAGCTAGTGCATTAATCTTCTCTCAAGGCTTAATTGCTGAAGAACTACAAACCTCAAATGACAACACACAATTAGAAAAAACAAAGGAAACAAACTCACAAAATACAGATGTATCATCTTTAAACTCAGCTGGAATTCAAACAACTGATGAAGGTTCAAAAACTACTGATGAAGGTTCAAAAGTAGATGAAGGTTCAAAAACAACTGATGAAGGTTCAAAAACTACTGATGAAGGCTCAAAAGTAGATGAAGGCTCAAAAGTAGATGAAGGCTCAAAAGTAGATGAAGGTTCAAAAGTAGATGAAGGCTCAAAAGTAGATGAAGGCTCAAAAGTAGATGAAGGTTCAAAAACTACTGATGAAGGCTCAAAAGTAGATGAAGGCTCAAAAGTAGATGAAGGTTCAAAAGTAGATGAAGGTTCAAAAACTACTGATGAAGGCTCAAAAGTAGATGAAGGTTCAAAAACAACTGATGAAGGCTCAAAAACTACTGATGAAGGTTCAAAAACAACTGATGAAGGCTCAAAAACTACTGATGAAGGTTCAAAAGTAGATGAAGGTTCAAAAACTACTGATGAAGGCTCAAAAGTAGATGAAGGTTCAAAAGTAGATGAAGGTTCAAAAACTACTGATGAAGGTTCAAAAACAACTGATGAAGGCTCAAAAGTAGATGAAAGTCATATAGATAAACAAGACCCAACAGTAGAGACAAAAGACCCTGATGAGCCGAAGAAAGAAGAGCAGGTAGATGAAAGCCAAAAAGGTGAAGCTGGTAAAGGTGATGGCTCAAATGTAGATGAAACTCCAAAAACTGAAGATAAAAAAGAAGAAGTTAAAGAGCCAGAATCAGGTAAAGAAGATGCAAATAAAGAAGATACAAGCAAAGGTGAAGAAGATAGCAAAAAAGATGAAGCTACTAAACCAACTGAGCCTGATGTAAGCACTCCAGAAACTAAGCCAGAGCCAAGTCCTGAAGAAGTTAAAAAAGAGCAATTAATCAAGCAAACAGAAGAAATTGTGAAAAATTTAGGCAATTTAGGAAATATGGCAAAAGATGCAGTAAGTAAGCTTGTAACAATTCTAGTAGATAGTGGAGTAAAAGATTTAGCAACATTTGATGCAAATAAATTAGACGCTACTACAAAAGCAAAAGTTCAAGATGCAGCAAATACAGTAGCAGCAAAAGTAATTGATAATGAAAAAACAAATATCGCAAGCAACGCTCTAGGTGCATTTAATGTTCAAATTAACAATATGAACAAGCGTTTAGGTGAGATTAGAGGTCTAAATGGCGAGATTGGAACTTGGTTTAGAGCTTATGGCGGAAGATTTAGCGATAATAGTAAGCATATTAATTTCTACTCAACTCAATTTGGTGCTGATAAGATGACTAATTTAAGCGATGCTGATGTTATTACTGGTGCTGTATTAGGATTTGATAAAGTTAATGCTGATACTAAAGCAAAAGGCTTTAATATAGGCTTATACGGAAGTTATATCCATAATAATGGTCTATTTGTTGATAGCGTTTTAAAATATGCAAATACAAGCTTTAAAAAGACTGGTGTAGAGTTCAAAAAACAAAACTCAGTATTATTAAGTGTTGAGGGTGGTTATAGAGCTAAGATTAACGATAAAGCTTATGTAGAGCCAAGTTTAGAAGTAATCACAGGTCATGTAGGCAAGTATGAAGCTAAGAGCAAAGCAAATACAATAAGCGTTAAATCATTTACACCAATTATGATTAAGCCTCAAGTTTATACAGGTATAGAACATAAAGACTTTGTATTTAGAGCTGGAGTTGGTGCTGTGGTAAATGCGAAAAAACAAGAAGCTGATATAGTAATCAATAATATCGTAAATGGAATTGATGCTAAAGCTAAAACTAAGTTAAATAGCAATAATCACGGATTTGTAAGCGTTGGCGGTAGCTATAAAGTAAATGATAATCTAAGAATTAACTTAGGTGTAGAAAAGAGCTTCGGAAGTAAGTTCAAAAAAGATTATGAAGTAAATACTACTATTAGATATACATTCTAA
- a CDS encoding HIT domain-containing protein, which yields MQYLNAPWRDKYFNEDRSLCPFCEDSEVLVYEDDDCRVLMNKYPYSPGHILITPKKHCEFLNELDENTWLKMAKIARFAENIMLKTLKAQGVNIGFNLGDAAGAGIAKHLHLHVLPRWYKDTNFITTICDTRVLGTSSDKLYLKIKESFKNYNANN from the coding sequence ATGCAATATCTTAATGCTCCTTGGAGAGATAAATACTTTAACGAAGATAGAAGTTTGTGCCCTTTTTGTGAAGATAGCGAAGTTTTAGTTTATGAAGATGATGATTGTAGGGTTTTGATGAATAAATACCCTTATTCTCCAGGGCATATTCTAATAACACCTAAAAAACATTGTGAATTTTTAAATGAATTAGATGAAAATACTTGGCTTAAAATGGCAAAAATCGCAAGATTTGCAGAAAACATAATGCTAAAAACCCTAAAAGCTCAAGGTGTAAATATAGGATTTAACCTTGGAGATGCAGCAGGTGCTGGAATTGCAAAGCATTTGCATTTACATGTATTACCTAGATGGTATAAGGATACTAATTTTATTACTACTATTTGTGATACTAGAGTGCTAGGAACTAGCAGCGATAAATTATATTTAAAAATAAAAGAGAGTTTTAAAAACTACAATGCAAATAATTAA
- a CDS encoding methyltransferase, which produces MIIYQYKNGYRYNSDSLILYDFIRADKLKGLGLDIGTGSGILSILMSENKNIKIDALDIQEENAKLCELNFKENNINYQVILSDIKDYKVYNHYDFIISNPPFYSKMQASNKHLNTSRHIDFMPLEIFLKSCDKLLKPHGFLYFCYDAKKIDLIFQLMQNTKLKCEKIRFIHTKIDKTANLVLIKARKLSKSDIQILPALICHEDNGLSEELNNIYQNIKVHSYDLQ; this is translated from the coding sequence ATGATAATTTATCAATATAAAAATGGCTATCGCTACAATAGTGATAGCTTAATTTTATATGATTTTATAAGAGCTGATAAACTAAAAGGCTTAGGACTTGATATAGGCACAGGTAGTGGAATATTAAGCATATTAATGAGCGAAAACAAAAATATCAAAATAGACGCACTAGACATTCAAGAAGAAAATGCGAAATTATGCGAACTTAATTTCAAAGAAAATAATATAAATTATCAAGTAATTTTAAGCGATATTAAAGATTATAAAGTTTATAACCACTATGATTTTATAATCTCTAATCCGCCGTTTTATTCAAAAATGCAAGCAAGTAACAAGCACTTAAATACTTCAAGGCATATTGATTTTATGCCTTTAGAAATATTTTTAAAAAGCTGTGATAAATTATTAAAACCACACGGGTTTTTGTATTTTTGTTATGATGCTAAAAAAATTGATTTGATATTTCAACTTATGCAAAATACAAAATTAAAATGTGAAAAAATAAGATTTATTCATACTAAAATAGATAAAACTGCAAACTTAGTATTAATAAAAGCAAGAAAACTTAGTAAAAGCGATATACAAATATTACCCGCTTTAATCTGCCATGAAGATAATGGCTTAAGCGAAGAATTAAATAATATTTATCAAAATATCAAGGTGCATAGTTATGATTTACAATAA
- a CDS encoding YkgJ family cysteine cluster protein yields MIYNKDYPYSFDETKCESCGGKCCTGKSGYIFLTSDEIIQLSQLKQLNFNDFVNKYCIKVGVRFSLIEKPYKDGFACIFFDEVNKNCGVYEARPNQCRTFPFWEYFKSNLKELKKECIGVK; encoded by the coding sequence ATGATTTACAATAAAGATTATCCTTACTCATTTGATGAGACTAAATGCGAAAGTTGTGGCGGTAAATGCTGCACTGGTAAGAGTGGATATATATTTTTAACAAGCGATGAAATAATACAATTATCACAGCTAAAACAACTTAATTTTAATGATTTTGTAAATAAATATTGCATTAAAGTCGGGGTTAGATTTAGCCTTATAGAAAAGCCATATAAAGATGGTTTTGCTTGTATATTTTTTGATGAAGTGAATAAAAATTGTGGCGTTTATGAAGCAAGACCAAATCAGTGTAGAACCTTTCCTTTTTGGGAATATTTTAAAAGTAATTTAAAGGAGCTTAAAAAAGAATGTATTGGAGTAAAATAA
- the trpS gene encoding tryptophan--tRNA ligase codes for MRIFTGLQPSGDLHIGNYFGAIAPMMQRQNDNEMIMFIANYHAMTSVLKDKNTASLFKDNIKKAAAAFLALGLNPNKSIFYLQSDVKEVLELYWILSQFTPMGLLERAHSYKDKVAKGISANHGLFSYPVLMAADILLFDAKLVPVGKDQIQHLEITRDIAIKFNNEFGDVFVIPEALVSENTQTIVGTDGAKMSKSYGNTIDIFTSYKQLKKQVNKIVSDSTPIEEPKDWKNCNIYKIAELFLDESKLAELRARYEKGGEGYGHFKLYLCDVIWEYFAKARDEYERLLSSNEIEDILSDGAKKASILAQNKMQQVYKALYL; via the coding sequence ATGAGAATTTTTACAGGACTTCAGCCTAGTGGAGATTTGCATATAGGTAATTATTTTGGAGCAATTGCACCAATGATGCAAAGACAAAATGATAACGAAATGATAATGTTTATTGCAAACTACCACGCTATGACAAGCGTATTGAAAGATAAAAATACAGCTAGTTTATTTAAAGATAATATTAAAAAAGCTGCGGCAGCATTTTTAGCCTTAGGACTAAATCCAAATAAAAGCATATTTTATTTACAAAGCGATGTAAAAGAAGTTTTAGAGCTTTATTGGATACTTTCGCAATTTACTCCTATGGGATTACTTGAACGCGCACATTCATATAAAGATAAAGTAGCAAAAGGTATTAGTGCAAATCATGGATTATTTTCTTATCCTGTTTTAATGGCAGCTGATATTTTATTATTTGATGCAAAGCTTGTTCCTGTTGGAAAAGACCAAATTCAGCATTTAGAAATTACTAGAGATATAGCTATTAAGTTCAATAATGAATTTGGAGATGTTTTTGTTATCCCTGAGGCTTTAGTTAGCGAAAATACTCAAACAATAGTTGGAACTGACGGAGCTAAAATGAGTAAAAGTTATGGCAATACTATTGATATTTTTACAAGCTATAAACAACTCAAAAAACAAGTAAATAAAATAGTAAGCGATAGCACACCTATTGAAGAGCCAAAAGATTGGAAAAATTGTAATATCTATAAAATTGCTGAATTATTTTTAGATGAAAGTAAATTAGCTGAGCTTAGAGCAAGATATGAAAAAGGCGGAGAAGGTTACGGACACTTTAAATTATATTTATGTGATGTAATCTGGGAATATTTTGCTAAAGCAAGAGATGAATACGAAAGATTATTATCTAGCAATGAAATAGAAGATATATTAAGCGATGGTGCAAAAAAAGCTAGTATATTAGCACAAAACAAAATGCAACAAGTTTATAAAGCTTTATATTTATAA
- a CDS encoding tetratricopeptide repeat protein, with protein MANEQVIVIEEENTLPVKQSKFSKKSIILIAGLVLLIIILLAVLLFLIFTKDDTQEIKVEQNELIEPKISIQQFKSQKLDLMVAKANALYENGNKNEALKIYENIAKYNESFSHYNLGVSRMKQLNYKEALESFQKALENNENNTVAALNAAVCALKLEKTKEFNYYIDLAYSYLSSEKNSSLYYYYLGLVNYYKGFYPEALQALDKQIHPLYQNDAKYLRAKILSSFNKSSEAIKELNFQDSYDKNLSLGLLHARNAEYNKARFYLKNALEKRIKPKETKLALALVDIKLAEYQEAAKLLKELEKSDAEWLKSSYNLKTTIDDRIFDINYAQNTYEKKFIDSKKQKYDLIFYFSPFKVFDASSATKMINKANVNIYLDDLGKSSTYLKNSQTLSRINIKITKALNYAFNYDVKSASELLSELVKEYPQHSILQYDLGLAYALLGKYDLAKKHFLASYHLDPKNLRAGIYALFCSDLLYDDVVKFEQDLQYNLNYIEDEKDKNYYLALLSLKRRDYVNMQAFLKQDNVNNISNISLEILGYYIQGEYEKMIDRSKLLIDLSNDDIIANILYFSLKNNQKDVKAYAKDVQMYFLNKKLDYRSLFGGAKIVGYNYVKLMQISGLLQQEREKLKKYLKTNEDLGALKALAYIDIYANEFEESFALYNSLIDDYDINDSDTLFLASVAAIGAGHNNSAIALLELSRVNNPNNLESRLALALLYHEAKNYESAIAQYEKMNDEYTSEFFTFQIFR; from the coding sequence ATGGCTAACGAGCAAGTAATAGTAATAGAAGAAGAAAACACTCTTCCAGTTAAGCAAAGTAAGTTCAGTAAAAAAAGCATAATATTAATTGCTGGACTTGTTTTGCTGATTATTATATTACTTGCTGTTTTATTGTTTTTAATTTTTACAAAAGATGATACACAAGAAATTAAAGTAGAGCAAAATGAATTAATAGAGCCAAAAATAAGCATACAACAATTTAAAAGCCAAAAATTAGATTTAATGGTAGCAAAAGCTAATGCTTTATATGAAAATGGCAATAAAAACGAAGCTTTAAAAATATATGAAAACATAGCTAAATACAACGAAAGTTTTTCTCATTATAATTTAGGTGTTTCTAGAATGAAACAATTAAATTATAAAGAGGCTTTAGAGAGTTTTCAAAAAGCTTTAGAAAATAACGAAAATAACACAGTAGCAGCATTAAATGCAGCTGTTTGTGCTTTAAAATTAGAAAAAACAAAAGAGTTTAATTATTATATAGATTTAGCATATTCTTATTTAAGTAGCGAAAAAAACTCAAGCCTTTATTATTATTATCTTGGCTTAGTAAATTATTATAAAGGTTTTTATCCTGAAGCTTTACAAGCTTTAGATAAACAAATTCATCCTTTATATCAAAATGATGCAAAATATTTAAGAGCAAAAATTTTAAGCTCATTTAATAAAAGTTCAGAAGCTATAAAAGAATTAAATTTTCAAGATTCTTATGATAAAAATTTATCTTTAGGCTTATTACATGCAAGAAATGCAGAATATAACAAAGCTAGATTTTATTTAAAAAATGCCTTAGAAAAAAGAATAAAGCCAAAAGAAACTAAACTAGCTTTAGCTTTAGTTGATATAAAATTAGCTGAATACCAAGAAGCAGCAAAACTATTAAAAGAATTAGAAAAAAGCGATGCTGAATGGCTTAAGTCAAGCTATAATTTAAAAACTACTATTGATGATAGAATATTTGATATTAACTACGCGCAAAATACTTATGAAAAAAAGTTTATAGATTCAAAAAAACAAAAATATGATTTGATTTTTTATTTTTCACCTTTTAAGGTTTTTGATGCAAGTAGTGCAACGAAAATGATAAATAAAGCAAATGTAAATATTTATTTAGATGATTTAGGCAAAAGCTCAACATATCTTAAAAATAGCCAAACATTATCAAGAATAAATATAAAAATCACAAAGGCTTTAAATTATGCCTTTAATTATGATGTAAAAAGTGCAAGTGAGCTATTAAGTGAATTAGTAAAAGAATATCCACAGCATAGCATTTTGCAATATGATTTAGGATTAGCTTATGCACTTTTAGGAAAATATGACTTAGCAAAAAAACACTTTTTGGCAAGTTATCATCTTGATCCAAAGAATTTAAGAGCTGGGATTTACGCTTTATTTTGTTCTGATTTGCTATATGATGATGTAGTAAAGTTTGAGCAAGACTTGCAATATAATTTAAATTATATTGAAGATGAAAAAGACAAAAATTATTATCTAGCACTTTTATCACTTAAAAGAAGAGATTATGTAAACATGCAAGCTTTTTTAAAGCAAGATAATGTAAATAATATAAGCAATATTAGCCTTGAAATTTTAGGATATTATATTCAAGGTGAGTATGAAAAAATGATTGATAGATCAAAGCTTTTAATAGATTTGAGTAATGATGATATAATCGCTAATATACTTTATTTCTCGCTTAAAAATAATCAAAAAGATGTTAAAGCTTATGCAAAAGATGTTCAAATGTATTTTTTAAATAAAAAGCTTGATTATCGCTCACTTTTTGGCGGTGCAAAAATCGTAGGATATAACTATGTAAAATTAATGCAAATCTCAGGTCTTTTACAGCAAGAAAGAGAAAAATTAAAAAAATACCTAAAAACTAACGAAGATTTAGGAGCATTAAAAGCTTTAGCTTATATTGATATTTACGCAAATGAATTTGAAGAAAGTTTCGCACTTTACAATAGTCTTATAGATGATTATGATATTAATGATTCGGATACTTTATTTTTAGCAAGTGTTGCAGCTATTGGTGCAGGTCATAATAATTCAGCCATTGCTTTACTTGAATTATCTCGTGTAAATAACCCTAATAATCTTGAATCAAGATTGGCTTTAGCTCT